The nucleotide window AGGGAGTTCTTATGCTTCACAAGCTGGGCTTTGAGCATGCCGTCCATGAGGCGGCTCTTGCGGTGATCGAGAAGTCCTCGGCTGCGAGTACAGAGGATGAAAGCATTTGACAAATACTCGTTCTCACGGTATACTGTTTAGGCACGACTTTGTCATAAAATTTCCGCACAGCCGGGGAGTTAGCGGTGTCCTGTACCTGCAATCCGCTATAGCAGGGGTGATATCCTGCCGAGGATTACAAACTGTGAAGCTGCCCTTTATAAGTAGCGTTGAAGTCTGGGTCTTACGCAACAAGACCCTGTGAACCGTGTCAGGCCAGGAATGGAGCAGCACTAAACAGGATATCTTGTGTGCCGTGAGGCTGCCTGGACCGAGCTGGCTGTAGAGGTACCGTTTGTGGTGCGTTTTTCGAAGCAGGATGTGCGGATTAAAATAAAACAAAAGAATGTAAAAAGGAATTTCCAGACCGGCATCAGCCGGAAAAGAAATTCCTTTTTTTATTATCTTTTGTTATTTTATATTTCCAAGGGCACAGACTGGAAGTTTACGCAGTCCACTAAGCCACGGTTGGTGAGCCTGAGCTCGGGCAGGCAGGCCAGAGGAATCAGGGCCATGGTCATGAACGGAGAAGGCATGGAGCAGCCGATCTTTTCCCAGGCGCCCTCCAGGCTTTCTACCATACGGCTCATCTCTTCCACTGGTTTGTCGTTCATCAGCCCGGCGATGGGGAGGGGAACGGTACCCAGGACTTGTCCGTTTTGAACGGCAGTCATGCCGCCGCCGCACTGGATCAGGGTATTGGCGGCCAGGGCCATATCTTCGTCATTCGTACCGATGACCAGCAGATTATGCGCGTCGTGGGCTACGGTAGAGGCCATGGCCCCGCAGGTGATGCCGAACCCTTTGACAAACCCAAAGCCTTTTATGCCGGTATTGTGATGTCGTTCGAACACGACAGTCTTAAGCGCATCCTGGGCCGGATCGGATTCCAGAAATCCGTTCTTAGATTCCAGAGTGATGTGGCGTTCGTAGGAGCCGACCTTCGCGGGGATGACCTCGATCGCCCGCACCTCGGTCCGCCCGGACTTGGCCGGTATCCGGAAAGTCTCCGCTGTAATAGTATCCTTGACATGCATGGAATGAGTGGCCCATTCGGGATAGGAATAGGGAGCAAAATCTTTCCGCATGGCTCCATTTTCCGCCGCCAGCTCACCGTCGATCCATACCTTGGAGATCTTTAACCCTTCCAGATCCTCCAGCAGGACCATATCGGCGCACTTACCCGGGGTTATGCTCCCAAGCTCGTGATCCATCTGGAAGCATTGGGCACAGTTGATGGTCACCATCTGGATGGCGGTTATGACGTCGATCCCTTCTTCCACGGCGCGGCGCACAATGTAATCAAGATGTCCTTTGGAAAGAAGCGTGTGGGGGTGGGTGTCGTCGGAGATCAGTGTGGCGAAGCGGGTGTCGACCTTGTGTTCGGTAATGCTTTTCGCCACTTCCTTCAGATCGTGCCACGCGGATCCTTCGCGGAACATGGCGTACATGCCGAGACGCATCTTTGCCAGCGCGTCCTCCGCTCTGGTGGATTCATGGCAGCAGCGGACGCCGGACGCGATATAAGCGTTCAGCCCTTTTCCGGTTTCCGGCATGGAATAATGGCCGGTGACGGTCTTGCCCGCTTTCAGAGCAGCGCCTGTGATTCCATGGGTATGTTCAGAGGAAGAGAGAATTCCCGGAAAATTCATCATTTCTCCCAGGCCGACACATTCATCCCAGTTCATGGTCTCTGCGACCTCCTCCGGTCCTATGAAAGAGCCGGTGTCCTCAAAGCCCGGGACCGCAGGGACGCAGGAGGGAGTGGTCAGCATGGCTTTGAGAGGCGTTCTGGAGGCGTCCTCCAGCATACATTTCACACCGTCGAGTCCCAGCACGTTGCAGATTTCATGGGGATCCATGTAGATACCGACAGTACCGTGAGGGATGACAGAACGGGCGTATTCTCCAACACCCATCATGGAGGATTCAACATGTATGTGGCCGTCCAGGAAGCCCGGCGAGAGGTATTGCCCGCCGGCGTCTATGACCGTGGTCTCCGGGCCGATACAATGTGAGGCGTCCCCGACGAGGGCGATACGCCCGCAGGAGACTGCCACAGAAACGTCCTCCATTATTTCATGGGTGCAGACGTTGATTAATCTCGTATGGGTGAGGACCAGA belongs to Qiania dongpingensis and includes:
- the ade gene encoding adenine deaminase, with amino-acid sequence MINTFCKRPLWEVSGTLAAVAGGSVPADLVLTHTRLINVCTHEIMEDVSVAVSCGRIALVGDASHCIGPETTVIDAGGQYLSPGFLDGHIHVESSMMGVGEYARSVIPHGTVGIYMDPHEICNVLGLDGVKCMLEDASRTPLKAMLTTPSCVPAVPGFEDTGSFIGPEEVAETMNWDECVGLGEMMNFPGILSSSEHTHGITGAALKAGKTVTGHYSMPETGKGLNAYIASGVRCCHESTRAEDALAKMRLGMYAMFREGSAWHDLKEVAKSITEHKVDTRFATLISDDTHPHTLLSKGHLDYIVRRAVEEGIDVITAIQMVTINCAQCFQMDHELGSITPGKCADMVLLEDLEGLKISKVWIDGELAAENGAMRKDFAPYSYPEWATHSMHVKDTITAETFRIPAKSGRTEVRAIEVIPAKVGSYERHITLESKNGFLESDPAQDALKTVVFERHHNTGIKGFGFVKGFGITCGAMASTVAHDAHNLLVIGTNDEDMALAANTLIQCGGGMTAVQNGQVLGTVPLPIAGLMNDKPVEEMSRMVESLEGAWEKIGCSMPSPFMTMALIPLACLPELRLTNRGLVDCVNFQSVPLEI